In a genomic window of Styela clava chromosome 11, kaStyClav1.hap1.2, whole genome shotgun sequence:
- the LOC120348155 gene encoding uncharacterized protein LOC120348155 yields the protein MKCLLYQPVRCIMQNTATLTRLDIDGIARDEYTWFRLSEMPADFKIYGWYYGEKFTQVQYKYLECQRNETGYSTTVPDSSTDQISFMTTDDVTSDNSQQMLHGRSELIVGLAIAIGLLVISWVVLGVVIIRNRSKATSREPDVKETEAEESNTREIVVNAIYGENFDKMEDDSQQTSSSAIYSVVHK from the exons ATGAAATGTCTGCTCTATCAACCTGTCAGATGTATAATGCAAAACACAGCCACACTCACAAGACTGGATATAGACGGCATAGCTCGCGATGAATACACGTGGTTTCGTCTGTCAGAAATGCCAGCTGATTTTAAGATATATGGATGGTATTATGGTGAGAAATTCACCCAAGTACAGTACAAATATCTCGAGTGCCAGAGAAACGAGACCGGATACTCCACAACAGTACCTG ACTCGTCCACCGATCAGATTTCTTTTATGACGACAGATGACGTAACAAGCGACAATTCACAACAGATGCTCCATGGCAGAAGCGAACTGATTGTCGGCCTTGCAATCGCTATAGGATTGCTTGTCATATCGTGGGTGGTACTCGGAGTTGTAATTATACGAAACCG GTCAAAGGCCACCTCACGCGAACCGGATGTCAAAGAAACTGAGGCGGAAGAATCAAACACTCGGGAAATCGTGGTCAATGCCATATATGGagaaaattttgacaaaatggaAGACGATTCGCAGCAGACTAGCTCGAGTGCTATCTATAGCGTGGTTCATAAATAA